The Coregonus clupeaformis isolate EN_2021a unplaced genomic scaffold, ASM2061545v1 scaf0975, whole genome shotgun sequence genome contains a region encoding:
- the LOC123486049 gene encoding uncharacterized protein LOC123486049: MHSFRQIQSWGPQARVGQQSTYGADYKPPSDRPLSLFRLHAEPSCTTHQKLVDVWAQYHRQCFQTSTNGPRNPASAFTQKGRTVRAAMLESENFSKIPVERTAPREKGQSQIPPKRSSFDSGERRSVSPFLSWTSVHNSGPSRPARKEAWMQATGDPALGVSTKAKDGVELPHIGSGEGSDAEPPLQLEGLRVEQFRRDMTHSSRLEGQINQRIATQSNLMHLGAV; this comes from the exons ATGCACTCTTTTAGGCAAATTCAG tcctGGGGCCCTCAGGCCAGAGTGGGGCAGCAAAGCACCTATGGGGCTGACTACAAGCCCCCCAGTGATCGGCCCCTCTCGCTGTTCCGGCTCCATGCAGAGCCCTCTTGCACCACACACCAGAAG ttggTGGATGTGTGGGCTCAGTACCACAGACAGTGTTTCCAGACCAGTACCAACGGCCCACGGAACCCCGCCTCTGCCTTCACTCAG aAGGGGAGAACAGTGAGGGCAGCTATGTTAGAGAGTGAGAATTTCAGTAAGATCCCAGTGGAGAGGACAGCTCCTCGAGAGAAGGGGCAGAGCCAGATACCACCAAAGCGTTCGAGCTTCGACTCTGGGGAACGAAGGTcagtctccccctttctctcctggACCTCAGTTCATAACTCCGGCCCGTCCCGCCCTGCCCGGAAAGAGGCATGGATGCAGGCAACAGGGGACCCGGCACTGGGGGTCTCAACCAAAGCCAAGGACGGGGTGGAGCTGCCTCACATCGGCAGTGGAGAAG GAAGTGATGCGGAGCCCCCGCTGCAGTTGGAGGGGTTGAGGGTGGAGCAGTTCCGTCGGGACATGACCCACTCATCTAGGCTGGAAGGCCAGATCAACCAGCGCATAGCCACCCAATCTAACCTCATGCACCTAG GTGCAGTATGA
- the dok1a gene encoding docking protein 1, with translation MRRVSWNIMDTHAKAGQVYLQHRNVEKKWKQLWLALYPSSRCGVARLERQEMGGGERAGASVVWKHQDKVKEKRVIRLSEVTRVLRLPPHAEACPKDNMAAFCVETDGRRYVFAADKDDCVEWVERMCDITFQGRSTGQQPQLQMEDNQIYVSREEVSEFRVGVKQTDAAVRCGLQGEYYWLQVAQEGLVLKEAETRKSLQHWPFQLLRRYGRDKMTFSIEAGRRSESGPGTFTFETRQADDIFNLIETAIRQQKASVFVGDDREGDTVVAKRSPNMPRARSPLPRLPDSAAILEGSYSFRPVFSNAIGSEQCVYSQLPNLIGSEECLYSEPADSIKPKAPGLNSYLTPPTSSTLTPSIPLYPRNHHGNRTEPVYADPADILSLIPPRSTPPPPPTSSSCSHHHGNETEPVYSEVYDHVSPLPDQTQQQNQNQGGQEPGKAEPIYSEPCVGTPAKGPNTDPFRHLYSQM, from the exons ATGCGGAGAGTCTCTTGGAACATAATGGACACTCATGCGAAGGCAGGACAAGTTTACCTTCAACACCGAAATGTAGAAAAG AAGTGGAAGCAGCTGTGGCTGGCTCTCTACCCCTCCAGCCGCTGCGGTGTAGCCAGGCTAGAGCGCCaggagatggggggaggagagcGGGCCGGTGCCTCTGTGGTCTGGAAGCACCAGGACAAGGTTAAGGAGAAGAGGGTGATCCGCCTGTCAGAG gtgacCAGGGTCCTGAGACTGCCCCCACACGCTGAGGCCTGCCCCAAAGACAACATGGCCGCATTCTGTGTGGAGACAGACGGCAGGAGGTACGTCTTCGCGGCGGACAAGGACGACTGCGTGGAGTGGGTGGAGAGGATGTGTGACATCACCTTCCAG GGACGCTCCACTGGTCAGCAGCCCCAGCTTCAGATGGAGGACAACCAGATATACGTCTCCAGGGAGGAAG tgAGTGAGTTCAGGGTGGGTGTGAAGCAGACGGACGCAGCGGTGCGCTGCGGCCTCCAGGGGGAgtactattggctgcaggtggCCCAGGAGGGGCTAGTCCTGAAGGAGGCAGAGACCAGGAAGAGTTTGCAGCACTGGCCCTTTCAGCTGCTACGACGCTATGGCAGAGACAAG ATGACATTCTCCATCGAGGCGGGCCGGCGCAGTGAGTCTGGACCCGGAACCTTCACCTTCGAGACTCGCCAAGCTGACGACATCTTCAATCTCATCGAGACCGCCATACGGCAACAGAAGGCCTCCGTCTTCGTCGGGGATGACCGTGAGGGCGACACTGTGGTTGCTAAGCGTAGCCCTAATATGCCTCGTGCTCGTTCACCACTGCCCAGACTGCCAGATAGCGCAGCCATTTTGGAGGGAAGCTACAGTTTTAGGCCAGTATTTTCAAATGCTATTGGCTCAGAGCAGTGTGTGTACTCACAGCTGCCTAATTTGATTGGCTCTGAGGAGTGTCTGTACTCTGAGCCAGCAGACAGCATTAAACCCAAAGCCCCCGGCCTCAACTCCTACCTGACCCCCCCAACGTCCTCCACCCTCACCCCCTCTATCCCTTTATACCCCCGCAATCACCATGGTAACCGAACGGAACCAGTGTACGCCGACCCAGCAGACATCCTCTCCCTCATACCCCCAAgatctacaccaccaccaccgcccACTTCCTCTTCCTGTTCTCATCACCACGGCAACGAGACTGAACCAGTCTACTCCGAGGTGTACGACCATGTGAGTCCTCTACCTGACCAGACTCAACAACAGAACCAGAACCAGGGAGGGCAGGAACCTGGAAAAGCGGAACCCATCTATAGTGAGCCCTGTGTGGGGACCCCAGCCAAGGGCCCCAACACTGACCCGTTTCGCCACCTTTACAGCCAG ATGTAA